A genomic window from Pseudocitrobacter corydidari includes:
- a CDS encoding ABC transporter permease, which produces MSMVILAPGSRARRFSKRLMQVAITLFGLLLLTFFIGRVMPIDPVLAIVGPDADQSTYQQVYQQLGFDKSLAAQFGIYFSNLLHGDLGNALLTGKPVLDDIIRVFPATMELATMAIIVGAGLGIPLGVLAAARRNSVSDYVVRIISLAGYSTPIFWVGMMGLLVFYAWLGWVGGAGRVDLGLDGLVPRRTGLMTVDALLAGNGTVFWNAINHLILPAALLGFHSLAYISRMTRSFMLAQLSQEFIITARVKGLTERQVIWNHAFRNILVQLLTVVALAYGSLLEGAVLIETVFSWPGFGSYLTGSLLLGDMNAVMGCVLVVGVIFVMLNLLSDMLYQLFDPRTKS; this is translated from the coding sequence ATGAGTATGGTCATACTTGCGCCAGGCTCGCGCGCCCGGCGATTCTCTAAGCGGTTGATGCAGGTCGCGATTACGCTGTTCGGCCTGCTGTTGCTCACCTTTTTTATCGGGCGCGTGATGCCCATCGACCCGGTGCTGGCGATCGTTGGACCGGATGCGGACCAAAGTACCTATCAACAGGTTTATCAGCAACTGGGCTTTGATAAATCGCTGGCAGCGCAGTTTGGCATCTATTTCAGCAACCTGCTGCACGGTGATTTAGGCAACGCATTGCTCACCGGGAAGCCGGTGCTCGACGATATTATCCGCGTCTTCCCGGCCACCATGGAGCTGGCGACGATGGCGATTATTGTCGGCGCCGGGCTTGGCATCCCGCTGGGCGTACTGGCGGCGGCGCGTCGTAACAGCGTTTCCGACTATGTGGTGAGAATTATCAGCCTGGCAGGCTACTCCACGCCCATCTTCTGGGTGGGCATGATGGGGCTGCTGGTGTTTTACGCGTGGCTCGGCTGGGTGGGCGGCGCGGGGCGTGTGGATTTAGGTCTGGACGGCCTCGTACCGCGTCGCACCGGGTTAATGACCGTCGATGCGTTACTGGCAGGGAACGGCACGGTGTTCTGGAACGCGATAAACCACCTGATCCTGCCCGCCGCGCTGCTCGGTTTCCATTCGCTGGCCTACATAAGCCGCATGACCCGCAGCTTTATGCTGGCGCAGTTGTCGCAGGAGTTCATCATCACCGCCCGTGTGAAAGGGCTGACCGAGCGGCAGGTCATCTGGAATCACGCGTTTCGCAACATTCTGGTACAGCTGCTGACGGTGGTGGCGCTGGCCTACGGTTCTCTGCTGGAAGGCGCAGTGCTGATTGAAACCGTTTTCTCATGGCCGGGTTTTGGTTCCTATCTTACCGGCAGCCTGCTGCTGGGCGATATGAACGCGGTGATGGGCTGCGTGCTGGTGGTCGGGGTTATCTTCGTGATGCTCAACCTGCTTTCCGACATGCTTTATCAACTCTTTGATCCGAGGACAAAATCATGA
- a CDS encoding mandelate racemase family protein, producing MKIESVNVTVFQYPTRRVSDSAGHSHPGAESLAKMAMLTITADDGTKGYSFAPPEVVRPFVVNTFFRKVLVGQDPFNRERIWQDLVHWQRGSAHQLTERALSFVEQALWDLMGRKLNMPVYKLLGGFRDKVPAYGSTMCGDDLKGGLSTPEEYAAFAETLVARGYKAIKLHTWMPPVSFAPNPKMDIKACAAVREAVGPDIDLMIDGYHWYSRTEALWIGKELEKLNFAWFEEPMEEDSMSSYAWLAENLSIPVIGPESFGGKHHSRADWVKAGACDILRAGANGVGGITPTMKVAALAESFGMDCEVHGNGAASLAVVGAIRNCRWYERGLLHPFLDYDEPAAYLNTIVDPMDADGFVHLPQGPGLGEDINFAYIEANTVSHD from the coding sequence ATGAAAATTGAATCCGTAAACGTCACTGTATTTCAATACCCTACACGTCGAGTTTCCGACAGCGCAGGCCACTCGCACCCCGGTGCCGAAAGCCTGGCAAAAATGGCGATGCTAACCATTACTGCTGACGACGGCACAAAAGGCTACTCCTTTGCGCCGCCGGAAGTGGTGCGCCCGTTTGTGGTGAATACCTTTTTCCGCAAAGTGCTGGTCGGGCAGGACCCGTTTAACCGCGAGCGTATCTGGCAGGATTTAGTGCACTGGCAGCGCGGAAGCGCACATCAACTGACCGAGCGCGCGCTGTCGTTTGTCGAGCAGGCGCTGTGGGATTTAATGGGCCGCAAACTCAATATGCCGGTGTATAAACTGCTGGGCGGCTTTCGCGATAAAGTACCGGCCTACGGCAGCACCATGTGCGGCGACGATCTGAAAGGCGGGCTCTCGACGCCGGAAGAGTACGCTGCGTTTGCCGAAACGCTGGTGGCGCGCGGGTATAAGGCCATCAAACTGCACACCTGGATGCCGCCGGTCTCTTTTGCGCCGAACCCGAAAATGGATATCAAAGCCTGCGCCGCCGTGCGTGAAGCGGTTGGCCCGGACATCGACCTGATGATCGACGGATATCACTGGTACAGCCGCACCGAAGCGCTGTGGATCGGTAAAGAGCTGGAAAAACTCAACTTCGCCTGGTTTGAAGAGCCAATGGAAGAGGACAGCATGTCGTCTTATGCCTGGCTTGCGGAAAATCTCTCTATTCCGGTGATTGGCCCGGAAAGCTTTGGCGGGAAGCACCACAGCCGCGCCGACTGGGTGAAAGCCGGGGCCTGTGACATTTTGCGCGCGGGGGCTAACGGCGTCGGCGGCATCACGCCAACCATGAAAGTCGCGGCGCTGGCGGAATCCTTCGGCATGGATTGCGAAGTGCATGGTAACGGCGCGGCGAGCCTGGCGGTGGTCGGGGCGATTCGCAACTGTCGCTGGTACGAGCGTGGCCTGCTGCATCCGTTCCTGGATTACGATGAGCCAGCCGCTTACCTGAACACCATTGTTGACCCGATGGACGCCGATGGCTTTGTGCATCTGCCGCAGGGGCCGGGTCTCGGGGAAGACATTAATTTTGCGTATATCGAAGCCAATACCGTCAGCCACGACTGA
- a CDS encoding ABC transporter substrate-binding protein yields MKKPSLAGACLLALSLMMGSGAALAKTPPDQLIIGMNMNNLLTLDPAAMTGNEVVGIVVNLYDSLVELDANQLTNVKPALAKSWDISPDGKVLTFHLRDNVTFHSGNPLTADDVVWSMRRILHLNLAQASVWKSYGFSKKNIDNQVSAPDPYTVQITLPKANDPQLVIYSLGALGNLGVLDSKTVQQHEANNDWGNRWLTTNEAGSGPFMLETWQAKDVLRMKRNPHYWREEAKMSRVVLRHFQESQTLRLMIEKGDLDVANNMAVSDINALRKDPNLTVEAVQKGTVYYVAMSMKEAHFANPKVREAVRYLIDYQGINKALMPGYGVLHQRPIKAGMPSTLPDPGYQLDIPRAKKLLAEAGYPEGFDTTLRVLADQPFLNIAIAVQSTLMQAGINAKIITGTGNQIYGAMRERKFDLLVGRGGSGMEPHPHSSLRALVYNPDNSDEARLTNFQGWRTGFYDKQLNEMIDAALLERDPQKQLADYQAIQTRYDLLIPALQPLSQMVDSVVVRNEVKDFQSHPSATTFLREVYKVSEGDKG; encoded by the coding sequence ATGAAAAAACCTTCCCTCGCGGGCGCGTGTTTACTCGCGCTGTCGCTGATGATGGGGAGCGGGGCGGCGCTGGCGAAAACGCCCCCCGATCAGCTCATCATTGGTATGAATATGAACAACCTGCTGACCCTCGACCCGGCGGCGATGACCGGGAACGAGGTGGTGGGTATTGTCGTTAACCTTTACGACTCGCTGGTGGAGCTGGATGCTAATCAGCTGACCAACGTGAAACCGGCGCTGGCGAAATCCTGGGATATCAGCCCGGACGGCAAAGTGCTGACTTTCCATCTGCGCGATAACGTCACCTTCCACTCCGGCAATCCGCTTACGGCTGACGATGTGGTGTGGTCGATGCGCCGAATTTTGCACCTGAACCTCGCGCAGGCGTCGGTGTGGAAATCCTATGGCTTCAGTAAGAAAAATATCGATAACCAGGTCAGCGCGCCCGATCCCTACACGGTGCAAATCACGCTGCCAAAAGCGAACGATCCGCAGCTGGTTATCTACTCCCTCGGCGCGCTTGGCAACCTGGGCGTGCTCGATAGCAAAACCGTACAGCAGCATGAAGCCAATAACGATTGGGGCAATCGCTGGCTGACGACCAATGAAGCCGGTTCGGGGCCCTTTATGCTGGAAACCTGGCAGGCGAAAGATGTGCTGCGTATGAAGCGCAACCCGCACTACTGGCGTGAAGAGGCCAAAATGAGCCGGGTGGTGCTGCGCCATTTTCAGGAGTCGCAAACCCTGCGTCTGATGATTGAAAAGGGCGATCTGGACGTCGCGAATAATATGGCGGTGTCCGATATCAACGCCCTGCGTAAAGACCCCAATCTGACGGTGGAAGCTGTGCAGAAAGGCACGGTGTATTACGTGGCGATGAGCATGAAAGAGGCCCATTTCGCCAACCCGAAAGTGCGCGAAGCGGTGCGCTATCTGATTGATTATCAGGGTATCAACAAAGCGTTGATGCCGGGCTACGGTGTGCTGCACCAGCGCCCCATCAAAGCCGGAATGCCCTCAACGCTGCCGGACCCTGGCTATCAGCTTGATATCCCACGGGCAAAAAAACTGCTGGCGGAAGCGGGATATCCTGAAGGGTTTGACACCACGCTGCGCGTGCTGGCCGATCAGCCATTCCTCAATATTGCGATTGCCGTTCAGTCAACGCTGATGCAGGCAGGCATTAACGCCAAAATCATTACCGGCACCGGTAACCAGATTTACGGCGCGATGCGCGAACGCAAATTTGACCTGCTGGTGGGGCGCGGCGGCAGTGGGATGGAGCCGCACCCGCACTCCAGCCTGCGTGCGCTGGTGTACAACCCGGATAACAGCGATGAAGCGCGATTGACCAATTTCCAGGGCTGGCGCACCGGCTTTTACGATAAGCAGCTTAACGAGATGATCGACGCCGCGCTGCTTGAACGCGATCCGCAAAAACAGCTGGCTGACTATCAGGCGATCCAGACCCGTTACGATCTGCTCATTCCGGCGCTGCAACCGCTGTCGCAGATGGTCGATTCGGTGGTGGTTCGTAATGAAGTTAAAGACTTCCAGTCGCATCCCTCGGCCACCACGTTTCTGCGGGAAGTCTATAAAGTCAGCGAAGGAGATAAAGGATGA